TTAAACTTTAAGCTTTAAACGTTAAACTTTACTTAGTGGCCTTCTTCTTGTTTGCAACAGTCTTCTTCTTACCCTTACGCGTACGAGCATTATTCTTTGTGCTCTGACCACGTACAGGCAGACCATTACGATGACGGACACCACGGTAGCAACCAATATCCATCAGGCGCTTGATGTTCAACTGAATCTCGCTACGGAGATCACCTTCTACCTTAAATTCAGCGCCGATAATTTCACGGATTTTGGCTGCCTGATCGTCGCTCCACTCGCTGACTTTCAGGTCGCGGCTCACGCCGGCCTTGTCCAAGATCTTTGCTGAACTACTTCGACCAATACCATAGATATAGGTCAATGCGATTTCGCCACGCTTATTCTGGGGCAAATCTACTCCAACAATTCTTATTGCCATTTGTTAAATAAATGATGAAAAATAATAAAATAAAAATCGATTTTTTCTAAAAAGCATGCAAAGGTAAGGAAATAAATTCATATTCCCCACCCTCACATCGCATTTTTAGCGTTTTTTAACCCTGACGCATCTTATACTTAGGGTTTTTCTTGTTGATCACGAACAGACGACCCTTGCGACGAACAATTTTGCAGTCGGGTGTGCGCTTCTTCAATGATGCTCTTGTCTTCATATTGTTTCGAATTATTTATTTATATCTGAATACGATTCTACCCTTTGTCAAATCATAAGGACTCATCTCGACCCTTACTTTGTCACCGGGTAGGATACGAATATAGTGCATTCTCATCTTACCAGAGATGTGCGCTATAATCTGAACACCGTTTTCAAGTTCTACTCGGAACATAGCATTCGAGAGGCTCTCGATGATTGTTCCATCCTGCTCAATAGCGGATTGTTTTGCCATACTTGGAATTTAGTAAAGTTTACCTTCTAATGTTTCTATCTCTTCAAATGATGATAAGATCTCAGCCTTACCCTTTCTAATAGCAACCGTGTGCTCAAAATGGGCAGCTGGCTTGCCATCTCTTGTGCAGATGCTCCAACGGTCGGGCAGCATACAAACGTCACGCTTTCCCATTGTTACCATCGGCTCGATGGCTATACACATTCCTGCCTTAAACATAACGCCATTTC
This region of Prevotella sp. E13-27 genomic DNA includes:
- the rpsM gene encoding 30S ribosomal protein S13, whose amino-acid sequence is MAIRIVGVDLPQNKRGEIALTYIYGIGRSSSAKILDKAGVSRDLKVSEWSDDQAAKIREIIGAEFKVEGDLRSEIQLNIKRLMDIGCYRGVRHRNGLPVRGQSTKNNARTRKGKKKTVANKKKATK
- the rpmJ gene encoding 50S ribosomal protein L36, which codes for MKTRASLKKRTPDCKIVRRKGRLFVINKKNPKYKMRQG
- the infA gene encoding translation initiation factor IF-1; translation: MAKQSAIEQDGTIIESLSNAMFRVELENGVQIIAHISGKMRMHYIRILPGDKVRVEMSPYDLTKGRIVFRYK